DNA from Synergistaceae bacterium:
AAGCTCAGGATGTCAACGCCGCTGTACGTGCGCTTCAGGCTCTCCTTGTGCATCACGCCGAAACGGTGTTCTTCATCAATTATCAGCAGGCCAAGATTCTTGAAGGCTGCTCCCTTCTGCAAGAGCTTGTGCGTACCGATGAGAATGTCTGTCCTGCCTTCCGCTGTGTCAGCAATCGTTTTCTTGGTCTCTTTCGCATTGATGAAGCGAGAGAGCAACCCCACTTTTATCGGGAAACCCGCGAGCCGTGAAGTGAACGTGCTGTAGTGCTGCTGGGCAAGTATCGTCGTCGGAACGAGCACGCACACCTGAAAGCCTGACGTTACAGCACGGAAAGCAGCCCTCATAGCTACTTCCGTCTTGCCGAAACCAACATCACCGACAAGCAGCCTGTCCATCGGGAATTTGCCCGACATGTCGGACATTATCTCGTCAATCGCCTTGAGCTGGTCAGCCGTCTCGTTGAACGGAAACGCCTTCACGAAGTCAGCATACATCTCGCCGTTCGGGGCAAAAGGTTCACGGCGTGCAAGCTCCCTCTTCGCGTAAATCTCCATCAGAACGCGGGCTTCTTCCTGCGCGCGCTCCTGAGTTTTCTGCGCGTTCCTGCGCCATGCCTTGCCCCGCAGTGTGTCGAGCTTCACGGCCTCGCTCTCGTGTTCGTTGAGGGCAGTTACCTTGTCAGACTGCAGAACAGGAATCAACAGCCGTTCGTCGTCCGCAAACTCTATCGCAAGAACATCAAGAGGCAGCCCGCCGTCTTTTATGGTCTCGATGCCCCTGAATATCCCTGTGCCGTAGTCCTCGTGAACGACGAGCTGTCCTGCAGAGAGTTTTCCGCCTTCAAGCCAGTCGTTGGGGGTACGTCTCTGCGGCAAAATCACAGCGGCATTCACGCCGGAGAGCTCGCGGTCGGAGATGAAGGCTGTCTGCCTGTTCCTGTCGATGAAGCCGGATGACAGCACTCCACCGTGAATCGTGTAGGGCAGCTTCTGAAACACCGGGTTGTTCGTGAAGACCTCGACGGCAAATCCGTTCTTCGTGAGCTGTTCACACAGGCCCAGAATCACGCTGTCGTCGCCCTTGAAGGCAGGGAGCGGGTCGGTCATCAGCACAGTGTCGGACTTCATGGGGTCGGACGTTACGCGCACGATGGGATAATTCGCGAGAGTGCCGTAAACCTTCGTCCACGCGTCAACCCAGTAGCCAGCTTTGACCTCAGAGAACACTTCGCGCCACAGCCACATGAACGCTTCGGCCTGCTGCTCGGTCTTGGCCGGGTCGCACAGCATTATCACCGTCTCGGCGGGCAGGAGGTCGTGAGGCTGTGCGGGACGCGCCTCAGTTATCCCGTGAAGAGCAACCTCCTCGAGCGACATCAGAGCCTTGCTGCTGGTCTGTGTTGCGGGGTCAAAGCTGCCTATCCTCTCCAGCTCCTCGTCGAAGAACTCGAACCTCAGGGGCATTGCGTGCGCGGGGTCGAACACGTCAAGGATGTAGCCTCTCTGTACGTACTGTCCGGGCGACCACACGAGATTCGAGCGTTTGTAGCCGTAAAGCTCAAGCCACTCCTTAACCTTCTCCGCGTCGAAAGGTTCGTTCTTCGAGATCGTCAGCTTCTTTCCGCCGATGAGGCACGATGACATCAGCGCGCCGGGTGATGCCGCCATTACACCGCACGACTCACGCCAGCGCAGGATGGTTTCGCCGCGCTCGAGGAGCAGTGCCGGAAGTCCGTCGGTCTCTGAGGTCAGCGGAAGTTCGTTGAGCAGGAAGGCCGGGCGGTCGGGGTGAAGTGTCCTGAAGTCCTGAATGAACGTGCTTGCCTGCATCGTGTCGGGGAGTATCGCGAGGGTCTGCGTGCCGGAAGGTGCCATGTATGCGCGGGCACTCAGGCCGGAACGCTCGAGGATGGTTTTGTTGCGCAGGGCTCGGGTTAATGCTTTGACGACGGGAAGGTTCTTCACGGATTGCTATCTCCAGACAATTTAGGATTCCCGAATTATAACACGGCCAATCTGCTACAATACCCGTCAACAATTCCCATGATACTAATTACTTAAGGAGACAAAGTTTACTGTGAAGAAGATAGCTTTTATCGGTGCAGGCAGAATGGGCAAGCCTATGCTTAAGAATCTCATAAAGCTCGGGTTTGAAGTTCACGTGTTCGCGCGCTCAATAATGAAGGTCTACGACGTTATCAGCAACGGAGCGAAATACCACAGCACAATCTACGACTGCGTGAAGGACTGCGAGGTAGTGATTACGGTGCTGGGTTTCCCGAAAGACGTTGAGGAGGTGTACTTTGCGACGGGAAAAGTTCTCGACAGCGCAAAGGAAGGCACGTACATTATCGACATGACCACAACCAGCCCTGCCCTCGCGAAGATGATTAACGAGGAGTGCACGAAGAAGGGGCTTCACTTCCTTGATGCTCCTGTTACTGGAGGAGTAGCCGCCGCGAAGACCGCCGCACTGTCAATCATGGTCGGAGGAGACGAAGAGGATTACAGGATGTGCCTTCCGCTTTTCCGCGCGATGGGTACGAACATCAATTACATGGGAGAAGCGGGAATGGGACAGCACACGAAGCTGGCGAACCAGATAATGATTGCCGGAGCACTTGCGGGAGTCTGCGAGGGAATGACCTACGCGCGGAGCATCGGGCTGGACATGCCGAAGTTTCTGCGGGCAGTTTCGACGGGAGGGGCAGGGTCTCACCAGCTCGACAGTGCAGGGCCGAAGATTCTCGACAGGGATTTTACGCCGGGCTTCTCGGTGAAACATTTCGTGAAGGATATGCTCCTCGCAATCGACGAGGCTAAGAAGGAGTACCTGAACCTTGACGTTCTTACGCTGGTCATGAGCCACTTCAACTACCTCGAGGATGACGGCTTCGGCGAGAACGGGACGCAGGTTCTCATCAAGTACTACGGAGGCTGATTCAGCATGGACGCTGCTGCAGATTTCATCGAACGCTGGCAGGGCAGAGGCGACGAGAAGAGCGACACGCAATCTTTCTGGGATGAACTTCTTCATGACGTTCTTGGAATAGAGAACCCTACACGCTATATCGACTTTGAGAAGAAAGTTAGAATCAAGCACGTCAAGTTCATCGATGCCTACATACCTTCAACCCGCACAATCATCGAGCAGAAGAGTCCGGGCGTTAATCTTGATGACGCGTTCGAGCAGGCCAAGAATTACTACGACAACGTACCCTACAAGGAGCGCGGGCAGTACATCATAACCTGCGACTTCAGGGAGTTCCGCATTTACGACATGAACAGGCCGACAGAACCGCCGGAGGTTATCCCTCTCGCTGAGATTACTCCCGAGAAGCTGGCCTTCCTCGTCGTCCCTGAACGCGAACTCACGCACGAAGAGAAAATTTCCCGCAAAGCAGGAGAACTCGCGCAGACACTCTATGATTACCTCCTCAACAAGTACATCAACAAGAACGACACCGCCGCCCGCGAGAACCTCAACATCTTTTGCGTCCGGTTAGTGTTCCTGCTGTACGCTGAGGACTCCAAGCTCTTCGAGAAGGCACAGTTCCATGATTACCTCAAGCCCCGCGCAAAAATGGCACGC
Protein-coding regions in this window:
- a CDS encoding DEAD/DEAH box helicase produces the protein MKNLPVVKALTRALRNKTILERSGLSARAYMAPSGTQTLAILPDTMQASTFIQDFRTLHPDRPAFLLNELPLTSETDGLPALLLERGETILRWRESCGVMAASPGALMSSCLIGGKKLTISKNEPFDAEKVKEWLELYGYKRSNLVWSPGQYVQRGYILDVFDPAHAMPLRFEFFDEELERIGSFDPATQTSSKALMSLEEVALHGITEARPAQPHDLLPAETVIMLCDPAKTEQQAEAFMWLWREVFSEVKAGYWVDAWTKVYGTLANYPIVRVTSDPMKSDTVLMTDPLPAFKGDDSVILGLCEQLTKNGFAVEVFTNNPVFQKLPYTIHGGVLSSGFIDRNRQTAFISDRELSGVNAAVILPQRRTPNDWLEGGKLSAGQLVVHEDYGTGIFRGIETIKDGGLPLDVLAIEFADDERLLIPVLQSDKVTALNEHESEAVKLDTLRGKAWRRNAQKTQERAQEEARVLMEIYAKRELARREPFAPNGEMYADFVKAFPFNETADQLKAIDEIMSDMSGKFPMDRLLVGDVGFGKTEVAMRAAFRAVTSGFQVCVLVPTTILAQQHYSTFTSRLAGFPIKVGLLSRFINAKETKKTIADTAEGRTDILIGTHKLLQKGAAFKNLGLLIIDEEHRFGVMHKESLKRTYSGVDILSLSATPIPRTLAMSLRGLRSISVLSTPPEDRLPVTTYTGAFSPGTIRRAITYELNRGGQVYFLSNKISRMPEYEKMLRAFFPEANISKAHGQMPEKELEAAMLAFYAGKTDILLATTIIESGLDVGRANTIIIDNSEELGLAQMYQLRGRVGRRGEKAFAYFFYPDKEALNQDTFDRIEAIATMTELGSGYEIARRDLDIRGGGEAGGTKQHGNAHGNFSLFYRMLEQELNKLRGVQSRKLIEVTSDRGSGFIPEHYIPQDDVRITMYRRMLNTVGPDELEAMVSEIRDRFGPLPQDVSYLIGLIAVRNFGERFGIESVNVKKSLVTVRHGGKEIPAFMKMHIKSLGRNVKYITA
- a CDS encoding NAD(P)-dependent oxidoreductase, whose protein sequence is MKKIAFIGAGRMGKPMLKNLIKLGFEVHVFARSIMKVYDVISNGAKYHSTIYDCVKDCEVVITVLGFPKDVEEVYFATGKVLDSAKEGTYIIDMTTTSPALAKMINEECTKKGLHFLDAPVTGGVAAAKTAALSIMVGGDEEDYRMCLPLFRAMGTNINYMGEAGMGQHTKLANQIMIAGALAGVCEGMTYARSIGLDMPKFLRAVSTGGAGSHQLDSAGPKILDRDFTPGFSVKHFVKDMLLAIDEAKKEYLNLDVLTLVMSHFNYLEDDGFGENGTQVLIKYYGG